One window of the Rhipicephalus sanguineus isolate Rsan-2018 chromosome 4, BIME_Rsan_1.4, whole genome shotgun sequence genome contains the following:
- the LOC119390217 gene encoding peroxynitrite isomerase THAP4 isoform X1: MGGSWCCVVGCTNYSRKTQKVRVCYHNFPSDSALREKWISAIRRDNWLPSKWARVCSDHFSPESYNDSVHLMEAFGLSKQHFYRRLKADAVPTVYKETIWQPAARRKAIKRKAEQDAYKALALTEAGHAESSNQHDWSCHGDTTTQCSDEQGAQPHTRDAYVQITAHAQSPKAVQTYSRMQSIGVQASPRPTRDSCDQTDDVLLYRDKVLPEVRPLCSTPKRAANAPGLNLSRLRACIAKQCHVMPREVAIIFIC, encoded by the exons ATGGGTGGTAgttggtgttgcgttgtgggttGCACAAACTACTCCCGCAAGACGCAGAAAGTGAGAGTTTGCTATCACAACTTTCCAAGTGACAGTGCTCTCCGTGAGAAGTGGATCAGTGCGATCAGGCGGGACAACTGGTTACCGAGCAAATGGGCACGCGTGTGTTCCGATCATTTCTCGCCGGAGTCCTATAACGATAGCGTTCACTTGATGGAAGCTTTTGGGTTGTCTAAGCAACACTTTTATAGGCGCTTGAAGGCGGACGCTGTGCCGACAGTTTACAAAGAGACGATCTGGCAGCCAGCAGCACGAAGAAAAGCCATCAAAAGGAAAGCGGAG CAGGATGCCTACAAAGCTCTTGCCTTGACAGAGGCTGGCCATGCAGAGAGCAGCAATCAGCATGACTGGAGCTGCCATGGGGATACCACCACTCAGTGCAGTGATGAACAGGGAGCTCAGCCACATACGCGTGACGCTTATGTGCAAATAACTGCGCATGCACAGAGTCCAAAGGCTGTACAGACGTACAGCAGGATGCAATCTATTG GTGTCCAAGCCAGCCCACGGCCTACTCGTGACAGCTGTGACCAAACCGACGACGTGCTGCTGTACAGGGACAAGGTGCTACCAGAAGTGAGGCCTTTGTGCTCTACTCCAAAGCGTGCTGCAAATGCCCCAGGTCTCAATCTGAGCAG
- the LOC119390217 gene encoding peroxynitrite isomerase THAP4 isoform X2, with protein MGGSWCCVVGCTNYSRKTQKVRVCYHNFPSDSALREKWISAIRRDNWLPSKWARVCSDHFSPESYNDSVHLMEAFGLSKQHFYRRLKADAVPTVYKETIWQPAARRKAIKRKAEDAYKALALTEAGHAESSNQHDWSCHGDTTTQCSDEQGAQPHTRDAYVQITAHAQSPKAVQTYSRMQSIGVQASPRPTRDSCDQTDDVLLYRDKVLPEVRPLCSTPKRAANAPGLNLSRLRACIAKQCHVMPREVAIIFIC; from the exons ATGGGTGGTAgttggtgttgcgttgtgggttGCACAAACTACTCCCGCAAGACGCAGAAAGTGAGAGTTTGCTATCACAACTTTCCAAGTGACAGTGCTCTCCGTGAGAAGTGGATCAGTGCGATCAGGCGGGACAACTGGTTACCGAGCAAATGGGCACGCGTGTGTTCCGATCATTTCTCGCCGGAGTCCTATAACGATAGCGTTCACTTGATGGAAGCTTTTGGGTTGTCTAAGCAACACTTTTATAGGCGCTTGAAGGCGGACGCTGTGCCGACAGTTTACAAAGAGACGATCTGGCAGCCAGCAGCACGAAGAAAAGCCATCAAAAGGAAAGCGGAG GATGCCTACAAAGCTCTTGCCTTGACAGAGGCTGGCCATGCAGAGAGCAGCAATCAGCATGACTGGAGCTGCCATGGGGATACCACCACTCAGTGCAGTGATGAACAGGGAGCTCAGCCACATACGCGTGACGCTTATGTGCAAATAACTGCGCATGCACAGAGTCCAAAGGCTGTACAGACGTACAGCAGGATGCAATCTATTG GTGTCCAAGCCAGCCCACGGCCTACTCGTGACAGCTGTGACCAAACCGACGACGTGCTGCTGTACAGGGACAAGGTGCTACCAGAAGTGAGGCCTTTGTGCTCTACTCCAAAGCGTGCTGCAAATGCCCCAGGTCTCAATCTGAGCAG